One window of Elusimicrobiaceae bacterium genomic DNA carries:
- a CDS encoding Ig-like domain-containing protein has product MKIYKCLLSVLLSFFIFTASAWTAEPLKVVAASPKGEESAQGRLPISITFNQPVVALSEQNAFAEDQCPIKITPSVKGSCRYVGTQTLQFEPEDNWPLSTEYNVVLAAGFQSAVSGQGLAQDYCFTFTTPRLTVEGVLPADQEQWIDLNPLIFVRLSQAVDLASVPASLTLSYQTLKPLTWWEQLKERFLQEKIVRQEQTVQVPFAVRSITKEEHKEQFSWVKEENLFVIKPQKSLPVGTQITLTINSSLRAKQGDLGLKDPFVSHFFTYPALVIKSIVSQGCLPYEAQIQFSSPVRLEDLLKHIRVSPQGALRTLTEQEKQTLGRQYNGDIPGGGYFAMPLSFVNMTPQQPLTIVIDKQLPDIYGQTLGKEQTLNFENSGYCPAVDFQGGNGVLESYFPPKHPIDVLNAKQLDVRAARFNKSNFIPFLQKNIPYCGEAEIKQADLQYNAAYPFHIREDKTQKTYLDLKKFNPTGQNSIIFSQVKVPSRHRKEGYCWVNATDNITDLGITLKSSAENTLIWVTSLQSGEPKGGHSIELKDDTNTTLWKGSTDANGLAWAPGTAALKARSKNQWSNPTLYAFVTSSGGDAVLASSWNSGLEPWRFQINYDYQPMQNTAKTVLFTDRGIYRPEETIYIKGISRHKKNGKWTLPQQKKGTLKIFNSRGDNAYEQEVFYQENSGSFSARFDLPKNAPTGLWQIYFEEIGGQSDGYVSVRVEAVEQADFAISVSALKDQYIGGETAEFSVSADYLFGAPVSEGKVNWSVRKTRSFFSADKFEDYEFMPYFLTEDLPESNNLLVQSSATLDEKGKINFSVPLPKIAWPQRVHAQVSVQDMSGQQLFARQSVFVNPASFYLGSKMASSQIELGETAQAHIQAVSLEAEAIEAAKVTAKIQKEEYLSVRKNGLFGRLEWITQRRVKEIHTQSFSVKRQGYDFSFTPEEAGVYQVVLQSVDESGRKVLGGFEFIVYGKGKAYWKQNDDDILVLKQDKTQYDTTDTARILVQSPYENALALVTVEREGVLDAWTVPISAGADYISVPMKSNYLPNVFVGVTLIKGRAAEPKFDEQGLDLAKPQGKTGYVNLTLSQKEREIQTRVSLDKPDYQPGEEVNVKIETSRSDKPVSADITLMVVDEGILALTQYKTPNLLDDFYGMQALSVLTADNRVFLIGQRNFGEKGENRGGGGAASSKFDGTDLRSHFEFTPYFNGQLRTDSKGRGHIKFTLPDNLTTFRVMAVAATVAEFGATQQDFTVSKPLMITPKLPRFARETDTFNCSAIVHNYSEDLASLKVWAHAQGGLALTEKVHSLSLEKGKSAEISWPCKATKKEEAKVSFRAESALYQDAVEKKIAIVEVEKPQTLALYSATDKEEEQLLGKPSSINKDAPSLVELSLASTALLNLRGGLLYLLNYPYDCLEQRMSKIWPLIQGEELLKDFSLVQDESYRKTVQESLDQMPQYQASSGGYAYWPSFTADPYVTAYALEVAYWAQKAGYGLPDSSVKKALSWLKGVFSDDRNYAFDYSASADKTVRAYAVYVLSLYGEKMTGQFNNLYSQRNALSVSAQAYLLQSAPLLNQSKQVQDELAQGLLNHAVYGAQTLHFAEKQEQTWLPINDEKVTALCLQALLKTGDYLPQPYQAVRWLLEQLNHQGHWQNTHSNAAAFSALYTYYSLKENGSVNFKATVSFDEKEVLKKTFKGRDNQSQEAQWPMQSVYQGTDEVRVKMNKSGTGTLYYSLSQVYTPKSYDKSLNAGFAVSRKIVDLQGTPVQQLQEGQRYKVVLNVESAVSRSFVVLEDFIPAGFEIVQTELATQAVPAAEKSVKPNYFARNEKYDDRFVAFADYLPAGEHEYSYWVQARTAGRFAYPSLWASQMYDPSVFGRNKTGTLEIQKP; this is encoded by the coding sequence ATGAAAATTTATAAATGTCTTTTATCTGTGTTGTTGTCTTTTTTTATTTTTACGGCAAGTGCTTGGACGGCCGAGCCTTTAAAAGTGGTGGCAGCATCTCCCAAAGGGGAAGAAAGCGCGCAGGGGCGTTTGCCTATCAGTATTACCTTTAATCAGCCGGTGGTTGCGCTGAGCGAGCAAAATGCTTTTGCCGAGGATCAGTGCCCTATTAAGATTACTCCTTCCGTTAAAGGGAGCTGCCGCTACGTGGGTACGCAAACATTGCAATTTGAGCCGGAAGACAACTGGCCGCTATCAACGGAGTATAACGTTGTTTTAGCTGCTGGATTTCAATCTGCGGTATCTGGGCAAGGGCTGGCGCAAGATTATTGCTTTACTTTCACTACCCCTCGTTTAACCGTAGAAGGGGTTTTGCCTGCCGATCAAGAACAATGGATAGACTTAAATCCTCTTATTTTTGTTCGCCTTTCCCAAGCGGTCGATTTGGCCAGTGTGCCCGCATCGCTTACACTGAGTTATCAAACCCTAAAACCATTAACCTGGTGGGAACAATTAAAAGAGCGTTTTCTACAAGAAAAAATAGTACGTCAAGAACAAACGGTGCAGGTGCCTTTTGCCGTACGAAGTATTACGAAAGAAGAACATAAAGAACAATTCTCTTGGGTAAAAGAAGAGAATTTATTTGTTATTAAACCACAAAAATCATTACCTGTTGGGACTCAAATTACTTTAACGATAAATTCTTCCTTACGTGCCAAACAGGGAGATTTGGGCCTGAAAGATCCTTTTGTTTCTCATTTCTTTACATACCCTGCCTTAGTTATTAAATCCATCGTTTCTCAAGGGTGTTTGCCCTATGAGGCTCAAATTCAATTTTCTTCTCCGGTGAGATTGGAAGATTTACTAAAACACATTCGGGTTTCGCCACAAGGTGCTTTGCGTACATTAACCGAACAAGAAAAACAAACTTTAGGTCGTCAATATAATGGGGATATCCCCGGCGGTGGCTATTTTGCAATGCCACTTTCTTTTGTAAATATGACTCCCCAACAACCTCTGACGATAGTCATAGATAAGCAGTTGCCTGATATTTACGGACAGACATTAGGGAAAGAACAAACATTAAATTTTGAAAATAGCGGCTATTGTCCTGCAGTTGATTTTCAGGGGGGAAACGGTGTGTTGGAAAGTTATTTCCCGCCCAAACATCCGATTGATGTGCTTAATGCCAAACAATTAGATGTGCGTGCTGCACGTTTCAATAAATCCAACTTTATTCCCTTTTTACAAAAAAATATTCCTTATTGCGGTGAGGCAGAAATCAAACAAGCCGATTTGCAATATAACGCAGCCTATCCCTTCCACATCAGAGAAGACAAAACACAAAAAACCTATTTGGATCTAAAGAAATTCAATCCCACCGGTCAAAACAGTATTATTTTTTCACAGGTCAAAGTACCTTCCCGTCATAGAAAAGAGGGGTATTGTTGGGTTAATGCTACCGATAATATTACCGATTTGGGCATTACTTTAAAATCTTCTGCCGAAAATACCTTGATTTGGGTCACTTCTTTGCAAAGCGGTGAGCCCAAAGGCGGTCATAGCATAGAGTTAAAAGACGATACCAATACTACCTTATGGAAAGGAAGTACCGATGCCAACGGTTTGGCTTGGGCACCGGGCACTGCTGCGCTTAAAGCCCGCAGCAAAAATCAATGGTCCAACCCCACTTTGTATGCTTTTGTCACCAGCAGTGGCGGTGATGCGGTACTGGCCAGCAGTTGGAATAGTGGTTTAGAGCCGTGGCGCTTTCAAATTAATTATGATTATCAGCCTATGCAAAACACCGCTAAAACGGTATTGTTTACAGACAGAGGTATTTATCGCCCTGAAGAAACAATCTATATAAAGGGTATTTCTCGTCATAAAAAGAACGGAAAATGGACCTTGCCTCAGCAAAAAAAGGGAACCCTTAAAATATTCAACTCACGTGGCGACAATGCCTATGAACAAGAGGTTTTTTACCAAGAAAACAGTGGCAGTTTTTCTGCACGTTTTGACTTGCCTAAAAATGCCCCTACGGGTCTTTGGCAAATCTATTTTGAGGAGATTGGCGGCCAAAGCGACGGTTATGTCTCCGTACGTGTAGAAGCCGTAGAGCAAGCAGATTTTGCCATTTCCGTAAGTGCGCTAAAAGATCAATATATCGGCGGTGAAACGGCCGAATTTTCCGTATCGGCTGATTATTTATTCGGTGCGCCGGTATCAGAGGGAAAAGTAAATTGGAGCGTACGAAAAACGCGTTCTTTCTTTTCTGCTGACAAGTTTGAAGACTATGAATTTATGCCCTATTTCTTAACGGAAGATTTGCCGGAAAGTAATAATTTATTGGTACAATCTTCTGCCACTTTAGATGAAAAGGGGAAAATTAACTTTTCAGTGCCTTTGCCAAAAATTGCCTGGCCTCAGCGCGTTCATGCGCAAGTCAGCGTGCAAGATATGTCCGGTCAGCAATTGTTTGCGCGGCAATCGGTTTTTGTAAATCCGGCCTCTTTTTATCTGGGCAGCAAGATGGCTTCTTCCCAAATAGAATTGGGCGAAACAGCCCAAGCGCATATTCAGGCGGTCTCTTTGGAAGCAGAGGCGATAGAGGCTGCTAAAGTGACGGCTAAAATACAGAAGGAAGAATATTTAAGCGTTAGAAAAAATGGTTTATTTGGTAGGCTGGAGTGGATTACGCAACGTCGTGTAAAAGAAATTCACACGCAGTCTTTTTCTGTAAAGCGGCAAGGGTATGACTTTTCTTTCACACCCGAAGAAGCCGGTGTTTATCAGGTAGTTTTGCAAAGTGTCGATGAAAGCGGAAGAAAGGTGCTGGGCGGTTTTGAATTTATCGTATACGGAAAAGGGAAAGCCTATTGGAAACAAAATGATGATGATATTTTGGTTTTAAAGCAAGATAAAACCCAATATGACACTACGGATACAGCCCGTATTTTGGTACAAAGCCCTTACGAAAATGCCCTAGCCTTGGTGACGGTGGAAAGAGAAGGCGTGTTAGATGCATGGACGGTGCCCATATCGGCCGGAGCTGATTATATATCCGTTCCCATGAAGTCAAATTATCTGCCCAATGTTTTTGTAGGGGTCACTTTAATCAAAGGTCGCGCGGCAGAGCCTAAATTTGATGAGCAAGGCTTAGATTTGGCTAAGCCACAAGGAAAAACAGGCTACGTCAATTTAACACTTTCTCAAAAAGAGCGGGAAATTCAAACGAGAGTTTCATTGGATAAACCTGACTATCAACCCGGAGAAGAAGTAAATGTAAAGATAGAAACTTCGCGTTCGGATAAACCGGTATCGGCAGATATTACATTGATGGTGGTGGACGAAGGTATTTTGGCCTTGACGCAATACAAAACGCCGAATTTGTTAGATGATTTTTATGGTATGCAAGCCCTGTCTGTGTTGACGGCTGATAACAGAGTTTTCTTAATCGGTCAGCGTAATTTTGGCGAAAAAGGGGAAAATCGCGGTGGGGGCGGTGCTGCATCTTCCAAATTTGACGGGACAGACTTGCGCAGTCACTTTGAGTTTACGCCCTACTTCAATGGTCAACTTCGCACCGATTCCAAAGGCAGAGGCCATATTAAATTTACTTTGCCGGATAATTTAACTACTTTTCGGGTAATGGCGGTAGCGGCTACGGTGGCGGAATTCGGCGCCACACAGCAAGACTTTACCGTTTCAAAACCTTTAATGATTACCCCTAAATTGCCGCGTTTTGCCAGAGAAACAGATACATTTAATTGTTCGGCCATCGTGCATAACTACTCAGAAGATTTAGCTTCTTTAAAAGTGTGGGCACATGCGCAAGGGGGCCTTGCCCTGACGGAGAAAGTACATTCTCTTTCTTTAGAAAAAGGAAAAAGCGCAGAAATTTCTTGGCCTTGCAAAGCCACCAAAAAGGAAGAAGCAAAGGTGTCTTTTCGGGCGGAATCTGCCCTTTATCAAGACGCAGTGGAGAAAAAGATTGCCATTGTAGAAGTGGAAAAGCCACAAACATTGGCTTTGTATAGTGCTACTGACAAAGAGGAAGAACAACTTTTGGGCAAGCCCTCATCTATTAATAAAGATGCCCCGTCTTTAGTGGAGTTATCTTTGGCATCGACGGCCTTGTTAAATTTACGCGGAGGGCTGTTGTATTTGCTTAATTATCCCTATGATTGTTTAGAGCAGCGAATGTCTAAAATATGGCCTTTAATACAGGGGGAGGAATTGTTGAAAGATTTCTCTCTTGTGCAAGATGAATCCTATCGTAAAACCGTACAGGAGAGTTTGGACCAAATGCCCCAATATCAGGCATCTTCGGGGGGGTATGCTTATTGGCCCTCTTTTACGGCAGACCCGTATGTCACTGCGTATGCGTTAGAAGTTGCATACTGGGCACAAAAGGCCGGATACGGCTTGCCGGACAGTTCCGTCAAGAAGGCCTTATCTTGGTTGAAGGGGGTTTTCTCAGATGATAGGAACTATGCTTTTGATTATTCCGCCTCTGCTGACAAAACAGTGCGTGCTTATGCGGTGTATGTGTTGTCCTTGTACGGAGAAAAAATGACGGGACAGTTTAATAATCTCTATAGCCAAAGAAATGCTCTCTCCGTATCGGCTCAAGCCTATTTGTTGCAAAGTGCGCCTTTGTTAAACCAATCCAAACAGGTGCAAGACGAGCTGGCGCAAGGTCTTTTAAACCATGCTGTTTACGGTGCTCAGACCTTACACTTTGCAGAAAAACAGGAGCAAACCTGGTTGCCGATTAATGATGAAAAAGTGACGGCTCTTTGTTTGCAGGCTTTGTTAAAGACGGGGGATTATTTGCCCCAGCCTTATCAGGCAGTCCGTTGGTTGCTTGAGCAATTAAATCATCAAGGACACTGGCAAAATACGCATTCTAACGCGGCGGCATTTTCGGCCTTATATACCTACTATAGTTTAAAAGAAAATGGTTCGGTGAATTTTAAGGCAACGGTTTCTTTTGATGAAAAAGAAGTGCTGAAAAAGACCTTTAAAGGCCGCGATAACCAAAGCCAAGAGGCGCAGTGGCCCATGCAATCGGTTTATCAGGGGACAGATGAAGTACGTGTGAAAATGAATAAATCCGGCACAGGGACATTGTATTACTCCCTCTCTCAAGTTTATACCCCCAAGTCTTACGATAAATCTTTAAACGCAGGGTTTGCCGTGAGCCGGAAAATAGTGGACTTGCAGGGGACCCCCGTCCAGCAATTACAAGAAGGCCAACGCTACAAAGTAGTGCTTAATGTAGAGTCTGCCGTTTCACGTTCATTTGTTGTGTTGGAAGATTTCATTCCGGCCGGTTTTGAAATTGTGCAAACAGAGTTAGCCACTCAAGCAGTCCCCGCAGCTGAAAAATCCGTAAAGCCAAATTATTTTGCCAGAAATGAAAAATATGATGACCGTTTTGTTGCCTTTGCCGATTACCTGCCCGCCGGAGAACATGAGTATAGTTATTGGGTGCAGGCCCGAACGGCCGGCAGATTTGCTTATCCAAGTTTGTGGGCCAGCCAAATGTATGATCCTTCGGTTTTTGGAAGAAATAAAACGGGAACCCTAGAAATACAAAAACCATGA
- a CDS encoding type II secretion system protein — MKKGFTLVELLAVVLIIGLLAGVAVPKYTRSVRRAEMIEGLTNGKTIFDSVIRYKAVNSVLPSFDQIDVGFIGVEEDTEGNVFIDGNVFTDVNFTYVIQPEEPAHLKIQNNKDDYYLQMFFPVVTEQGVSAPIYCCPADNWVCKNASTIKSPEETCTEIR, encoded by the coding sequence ATGAAAAAAGGTTTTACTTTGGTTGAATTATTAGCTGTAGTACTGATTATCGGACTTTTGGCAGGAGTGGCCGTCCCTAAATATACCCGTTCTGTACGCCGCGCTGAAATGATTGAAGGACTTACCAACGGAAAAACAATTTTTGATTCTGTTATCCGCTACAAGGCCGTTAACAGTGTTCTTCCCTCTTTTGACCAAATAGATGTGGGATTTATCGGCGTAGAAGAAGATACTGAAGGAAATGTTTTTATTGACGGAAATGTTTTTACCGATGTAAACTTTACTTATGTAATTCAACCGGAAGAACCGGCACACTTAAAAATACAAAACAACAAAGATGATTATTATCTGCAAATGTTCTTTCCCGTAGTCACCGAACAAGGCGTTTCCGCCCCCATATATTGTTGTCCGGCTGATAATTGGGTATGTAAGAATGCTTCCACAATTAAGAGTCCGGAGGAGACTTGCACAGAAATAAGATAA